The following proteins are encoded in a genomic region of Takifugu flavidus isolate HTHZ2018 chromosome 3, ASM371156v2, whole genome shotgun sequence:
- the LOC130522072 gene encoding sodium/potassium/calcium exchanger 2-like isoform X3: MASDRPGLDPPKPRPPTGRRCLRRLRLVRVLGLVLGLAAVAAASFGALSWSSGGLGDPEPRLAPRRTLLFTQAQTDPNGSADAPVAMRSTAHSNESAAQYPSDLFTIQQRVRGAAALHAFGMIYMFIALAIVCDEFFVPALTVITEKLSISDDVAGATFMAAGGSAPELFTSIIGIFISHSNVGIGTIVGSAVFNILFVIGMCAIFSKEILNLTWWPLFRDVSFYILDLILLIVFFLDNVISVWESLTLLSGYAAYVIFMKFNSSVEAFVKDCVNKNQVVEVEVQPKARPRLQRGGSSASLHNSLMRNSIFQLMIHTLDPLSEEFADSELGTYGKLKYYHSMTEEGKFREKASILHKIAKKKCQVEDSEKANGVASRSDKNLPNSSSVEVEVTPPMNGTAGQEGETAEDEEEEDQPLSLSWPESTRKRLTYLLIIPIVLPLWLTLPDVRKPSSKKFFPITFLGAICWIAFFSYLMVWWAHQVGETIGITEEIMGLTMLAAGTSIPDLITSVIVARKGLGDMAVSSSVGSNIFDITVGLPFPWLIWSLLNGLESVQVSSNGLFCAIVLLFLMLLFVIISIAACKWRMSKLLGFIMFMLYFVFLVVSVMLEDKVIACPVSV; encoded by the exons ATGGCTTCTGACCGACCCGGCCTGGATCCGCCAAAGCCGCGGCCCCCGACGGGCCGCCGGTGTCTGAGGAGGCTGAGGCTGGTCCGGGTCCTGGGGCTGGTCCTCGGCCTGGCGGCCGTCGCCGCCGCTTCTTTCGGCGCCTTGTCCTGGAGCTCCGGGGGCCTTGGGGATCCGGAGCCCCGCTTGGCCCCCCGCAGGACTCTGCTCTTCACCCAGGCCCAGACGGACCCCAACGGGTCGGCCGACGCGCCCGTCGCCATGAGGTCCACGGCGCACAGCAACGAGAGCGCGGCGCAGTACCCGTCCGACCTGTTCACCATCCAGCAGAGGGTGAGGGGCGCCGCCGCCCTCCACGCCTTCGGCATGATCTACATGTTCATCGCCCTGGCCATCGTGTGCGACGAGTTCTTCGTGCCCGCGCTGACGGTCATCACGGAGAAGCTGTCCATCTCCGACGACGTGGCGGGCGCCACCTTCATGGCGGCCGGAGGCTCCGCCCCGGAGCTCTTCACCTCCATCATCGGCATCTTCATCTCCCACAGCAACGTGGGCATCGGCACCATCGTGGGCTCGGCCGTCTTCAACATCCTCTTCGTCATCGGGATGTGCGCCATCTTCTCCAAGGAGATCCTCAACCTGACCTGGTGGCCCCTGTTCCGGGACGTCTCCTTCTACATCCTGGACCTGATCCTGCTCATCGTCTTCTTCCTGGACAACGTCATCTCCGTGTGGGAGAGCCTGACGCTGCTCTCCGGCTACGCCGCCTACGTCATCTTCATGAAGTTCAACAGCAGCGTGGAGGCCTTCGTCAAAGACTGCGTCAACAAGAaccaggtggtggaggtggaggtgcagccCAAG gcccgGCCTCGGCTCCAGAGGGGCGGCAGCTCGGCCTCCCTGCACAACAGCCTGATGAGGAACAGCATTTTCCAGCTGATGATTCACACGTTGGACCCGTTAAGCGAAG AATTTGCTGACTCTG AGCTGGGGACTTATGGGAAACTAAAATATTATCACTCAATGACTGAGGAAG GAAAGTTTCGAGAGAAGGCGTCCATCCTTCACAAGATCGCTAAGAAGAAATGCCAGGTGGAGGACAGCGAGAAGGCTAACGGCGTGGCTAGCCGTTCAG ATAAGAACCTCCCAAACAGCTCAAGCGTGGAAGTTGAAGTCACACCTCCCATGAACGGAACGGcgggacaggaaggagaaacg gccgaggacgaggaggaggaggaccagccTCTGAGCCTGTCCTGGCCCGAGTCCACTCGCAAGCGCCTCACCTACCTGCTCATCATCCCCATCGTCCTCCCGCTGTGGCTGACGCTGCCGGACGTCCGGAAACCA TCATCAAAGAAGTTCTTTCCCATCACGTTCCtgggcgccatctgctggatcGCCTTCTTCTCCTACCTGATGGTGTGGTGGGCTCACCAG gtcGGAGAGACCATCGGGATTACGGAGGAGATTATGGGCCTGACTATGTTAGCAGCTGGAACCTCCATCCCTGACCTCATTACCAGCGTGATCGTGGCACGCAAGGGGTTGGGCGACATGGCCGTGTCCAGCTCCGTGGGCTCCAACATCTTTGACATCACCGTCGG gctgcCGTTCCCGTGGCTGATTTGGTCCCTGCTGAACGGCCTGGAGTCGGTCCAGGTCAGCTCCAACGGGCTCTTCTGCGCCATcgtgctgctcttcctcatgCTCCTCTTCGTCATCATCTCCATCGCCGCCTGCAAGTGGCGCATGAGCAAGCTGCTGGGCTTCATCATGTTCATGCTGTACTTTGTCTTCTTGGTGGTCAGCGTCATGCTGGAGGACAAAGTCATCGCCTGTCCCGTCTCCGTTTAA
- the LOC130522072 gene encoding sodium/potassium/calcium exchanger 2-like isoform X7 translates to MASDRPGLDPPKPRPPTGRRCLRRLRLVRVLGLVLGLAAVAAASFGALSWSSGGLGDPEPRLAPRRTLLFTQAQTDPNGSADAPVAMRSTAHSNESAAQYPSDLFTIQQRVRGAAALHAFGMIYMFIALAIVCDEFFVPALTVITEKLSISDDVAGATFMAAGGSAPELFTSIIGIFISHSNVGIGTIVGSAVFNILFVIGMCAIFSKEILNLTWWPLFRDVSFYILDLILLIVFFLDNVISVWESLTLLSGYAAYVIFMKFNSSVEAFVKDCVNKNQVVEVEVQPKARPRLQRGGSSASLHNSLMRNSIFQLMIHTLDPLSEEFADSGKFREKASILHKIAKKKCQVEDSEKANGVASRSDKNLPNSSSVEVEVTPPMNGTAGQEGETAEDEEEEDQPLSLSWPESTRKRLTYLLIIPIVLPLWLTLPDVRKPSSKKFFPITFLGAICWIAFFSYLMVWWAHQVGETIGITEEIMGLTMLAAGTSIPDLITSVIVARKGLGDMAVSSSVGSNIFDITVGLPFPWLIWSLLNGLESVQVSSNGLFCAIVLLFLMLLFVIISIAACKWRMSKLLGFIMFMLYFVFLVVSVMLEDKVIACPVSV, encoded by the exons ATGGCTTCTGACCGACCCGGCCTGGATCCGCCAAAGCCGCGGCCCCCGACGGGCCGCCGGTGTCTGAGGAGGCTGAGGCTGGTCCGGGTCCTGGGGCTGGTCCTCGGCCTGGCGGCCGTCGCCGCCGCTTCTTTCGGCGCCTTGTCCTGGAGCTCCGGGGGCCTTGGGGATCCGGAGCCCCGCTTGGCCCCCCGCAGGACTCTGCTCTTCACCCAGGCCCAGACGGACCCCAACGGGTCGGCCGACGCGCCCGTCGCCATGAGGTCCACGGCGCACAGCAACGAGAGCGCGGCGCAGTACCCGTCCGACCTGTTCACCATCCAGCAGAGGGTGAGGGGCGCCGCCGCCCTCCACGCCTTCGGCATGATCTACATGTTCATCGCCCTGGCCATCGTGTGCGACGAGTTCTTCGTGCCCGCGCTGACGGTCATCACGGAGAAGCTGTCCATCTCCGACGACGTGGCGGGCGCCACCTTCATGGCGGCCGGAGGCTCCGCCCCGGAGCTCTTCACCTCCATCATCGGCATCTTCATCTCCCACAGCAACGTGGGCATCGGCACCATCGTGGGCTCGGCCGTCTTCAACATCCTCTTCGTCATCGGGATGTGCGCCATCTTCTCCAAGGAGATCCTCAACCTGACCTGGTGGCCCCTGTTCCGGGACGTCTCCTTCTACATCCTGGACCTGATCCTGCTCATCGTCTTCTTCCTGGACAACGTCATCTCCGTGTGGGAGAGCCTGACGCTGCTCTCCGGCTACGCCGCCTACGTCATCTTCATGAAGTTCAACAGCAGCGTGGAGGCCTTCGTCAAAGACTGCGTCAACAAGAaccaggtggtggaggtggaggtgcagccCAAG gcccgGCCTCGGCTCCAGAGGGGCGGCAGCTCGGCCTCCCTGCACAACAGCCTGATGAGGAACAGCATTTTCCAGCTGATGATTCACACGTTGGACCCGTTAAGCGAAG AATTTGCTGACTCTG GAAAGTTTCGAGAGAAGGCGTCCATCCTTCACAAGATCGCTAAGAAGAAATGCCAGGTGGAGGACAGCGAGAAGGCTAACGGCGTGGCTAGCCGTTCAG ATAAGAACCTCCCAAACAGCTCAAGCGTGGAAGTTGAAGTCACACCTCCCATGAACGGAACGGcgggacaggaaggagaaacg gccgaggacgaggaggaggaggaccagccTCTGAGCCTGTCCTGGCCCGAGTCCACTCGCAAGCGCCTCACCTACCTGCTCATCATCCCCATCGTCCTCCCGCTGTGGCTGACGCTGCCGGACGTCCGGAAACCA TCATCAAAGAAGTTCTTTCCCATCACGTTCCtgggcgccatctgctggatcGCCTTCTTCTCCTACCTGATGGTGTGGTGGGCTCACCAG gtcGGAGAGACCATCGGGATTACGGAGGAGATTATGGGCCTGACTATGTTAGCAGCTGGAACCTCCATCCCTGACCTCATTACCAGCGTGATCGTGGCACGCAAGGGGTTGGGCGACATGGCCGTGTCCAGCTCCGTGGGCTCCAACATCTTTGACATCACCGTCGG gctgcCGTTCCCGTGGCTGATTTGGTCCCTGCTGAACGGCCTGGAGTCGGTCCAGGTCAGCTCCAACGGGCTCTTCTGCGCCATcgtgctgctcttcctcatgCTCCTCTTCGTCATCATCTCCATCGCCGCCTGCAAGTGGCGCATGAGCAAGCTGCTGGGCTTCATCATGTTCATGCTGTACTTTGTCTTCTTGGTGGTCAGCGTCATGCTGGAGGACAAAGTCATCGCCTGTCCCGTCTCCGTTTAA
- the LOC130522072 gene encoding sodium/potassium/calcium exchanger 2-like isoform X1, with amino-acid sequence MASDRPGLDPPKPRPPTGRRCLRRLRLVRVLGLVLGLAAVAAASFGALSWSSGGLGDPEPRLAPRRTLLFTQAQTDPNGSADAPVAMRSTAHSNESAAQYPSDLFTIQQRVRGAAALHAFGMIYMFIALAIVCDEFFVPALTVITEKLSISDDVAGATFMAAGGSAPELFTSIIGIFISHSNVGIGTIVGSAVFNILFVIGMCAIFSKEILNLTWWPLFRDVSFYILDLILLIVFFLDNVISVWESLTLLSGYAAYVIFMKFNSSVEAFVKDCVNKNQVVEVEVQPKDDKAVPAVPEDDGKLSARPRLQRGGSSASLHNSLMRNSIFQLMIHTLDPLSEEFADSELGTYGKLKYYHSMTEEGKFREKASILHKIAKKKCQVEDSEKANGVASRSDKNLPNSSSVEVEVTPPMNGTAGQEGETAEDEEEEDQPLSLSWPESTRKRLTYLLIIPIVLPLWLTLPDVRKPSSKKFFPITFLGAICWIAFFSYLMVWWAHQVGETIGITEEIMGLTMLAAGTSIPDLITSVIVARKGLGDMAVSSSVGSNIFDITVGLPFPWLIWSLLNGLESVQVSSNGLFCAIVLLFLMLLFVIISIAACKWRMSKLLGFIMFMLYFVFLVVSVMLEDKVIACPVSV; translated from the exons ATGGCTTCTGACCGACCCGGCCTGGATCCGCCAAAGCCGCGGCCCCCGACGGGCCGCCGGTGTCTGAGGAGGCTGAGGCTGGTCCGGGTCCTGGGGCTGGTCCTCGGCCTGGCGGCCGTCGCCGCCGCTTCTTTCGGCGCCTTGTCCTGGAGCTCCGGGGGCCTTGGGGATCCGGAGCCCCGCTTGGCCCCCCGCAGGACTCTGCTCTTCACCCAGGCCCAGACGGACCCCAACGGGTCGGCCGACGCGCCCGTCGCCATGAGGTCCACGGCGCACAGCAACGAGAGCGCGGCGCAGTACCCGTCCGACCTGTTCACCATCCAGCAGAGGGTGAGGGGCGCCGCCGCCCTCCACGCCTTCGGCATGATCTACATGTTCATCGCCCTGGCCATCGTGTGCGACGAGTTCTTCGTGCCCGCGCTGACGGTCATCACGGAGAAGCTGTCCATCTCCGACGACGTGGCGGGCGCCACCTTCATGGCGGCCGGAGGCTCCGCCCCGGAGCTCTTCACCTCCATCATCGGCATCTTCATCTCCCACAGCAACGTGGGCATCGGCACCATCGTGGGCTCGGCCGTCTTCAACATCCTCTTCGTCATCGGGATGTGCGCCATCTTCTCCAAGGAGATCCTCAACCTGACCTGGTGGCCCCTGTTCCGGGACGTCTCCTTCTACATCCTGGACCTGATCCTGCTCATCGTCTTCTTCCTGGACAACGTCATCTCCGTGTGGGAGAGCCTGACGCTGCTCTCCGGCTACGCCGCCTACGTCATCTTCATGAAGTTCAACAGCAGCGTGGAGGCCTTCGTCAAAGACTGCGTCAACAAGAaccaggtggtggaggtggaggtgcagccCAAGG ATGATAAGGCCGTTCCCGCCGTTCCGGAGGATGATGGAAAGTTGTCG gcccgGCCTCGGCTCCAGAGGGGCGGCAGCTCGGCCTCCCTGCACAACAGCCTGATGAGGAACAGCATTTTCCAGCTGATGATTCACACGTTGGACCCGTTAAGCGAAG AATTTGCTGACTCTG AGCTGGGGACTTATGGGAAACTAAAATATTATCACTCAATGACTGAGGAAG GAAAGTTTCGAGAGAAGGCGTCCATCCTTCACAAGATCGCTAAGAAGAAATGCCAGGTGGAGGACAGCGAGAAGGCTAACGGCGTGGCTAGCCGTTCAG ATAAGAACCTCCCAAACAGCTCAAGCGTGGAAGTTGAAGTCACACCTCCCATGAACGGAACGGcgggacaggaaggagaaacg gccgaggacgaggaggaggaggaccagccTCTGAGCCTGTCCTGGCCCGAGTCCACTCGCAAGCGCCTCACCTACCTGCTCATCATCCCCATCGTCCTCCCGCTGTGGCTGACGCTGCCGGACGTCCGGAAACCA TCATCAAAGAAGTTCTTTCCCATCACGTTCCtgggcgccatctgctggatcGCCTTCTTCTCCTACCTGATGGTGTGGTGGGCTCACCAG gtcGGAGAGACCATCGGGATTACGGAGGAGATTATGGGCCTGACTATGTTAGCAGCTGGAACCTCCATCCCTGACCTCATTACCAGCGTGATCGTGGCACGCAAGGGGTTGGGCGACATGGCCGTGTCCAGCTCCGTGGGCTCCAACATCTTTGACATCACCGTCGG gctgcCGTTCCCGTGGCTGATTTGGTCCCTGCTGAACGGCCTGGAGTCGGTCCAGGTCAGCTCCAACGGGCTCTTCTGCGCCATcgtgctgctcttcctcatgCTCCTCTTCGTCATCATCTCCATCGCCGCCTGCAAGTGGCGCATGAGCAAGCTGCTGGGCTTCATCATGTTCATGCTGTACTTTGTCTTCTTGGTGGTCAGCGTCATGCTGGAGGACAAAGTCATCGCCTGTCCCGTCTCCGTTTAA
- the LOC130522072 gene encoding sodium/potassium/calcium exchanger 2-like isoform X4: MASDRPGLDPPKPRPPTGRRCLRRLRLVRVLGLVLGLAAVAAASFGALSWSSGGLGDPEPRLAPRRTLLFTQAQTDPNGSADAPVAMRSTAHSNESAAQYPSDLFTIQQRVRGAAALHAFGMIYMFIALAIVCDEFFVPALTVITEKLSISDDVAGATFMAAGGSAPELFTSIIGIFISHSNVGIGTIVGSAVFNILFVIGMCAIFSKEILNLTWWPLFRDVSFYILDLILLIVFFLDNVISVWESLTLLSGYAAYVIFMKFNSSVEAFVKDCVNKNQVVEVEVQPKDDKAVPAVPEDDGKLSARPRLQRGGSSASLHNSLMRNSIFQLMIHTLDPLSEEFADSGKFREKASILHKIAKKKCQVEDSEKANGVASRSDKNLPNSSSVEVEVTPPMNGTAGQEGETAEDEEEEDQPLSLSWPESTRKRLTYLLIIPIVLPLWLTLPDVRKPSSKKFFPITFLGAICWIAFFSYLMVWWAHQVGETIGITEEIMGLTMLAAGTSIPDLITSVIVARKGLGDMAVSSSVGSNIFDITVGLPFPWLIWSLLNGLESVQVSSNGLFCAIVLLFLMLLFVIISIAACKWRMSKLLGFIMFMLYFVFLVVSVMLEDKVIACPVSV, translated from the exons ATGGCTTCTGACCGACCCGGCCTGGATCCGCCAAAGCCGCGGCCCCCGACGGGCCGCCGGTGTCTGAGGAGGCTGAGGCTGGTCCGGGTCCTGGGGCTGGTCCTCGGCCTGGCGGCCGTCGCCGCCGCTTCTTTCGGCGCCTTGTCCTGGAGCTCCGGGGGCCTTGGGGATCCGGAGCCCCGCTTGGCCCCCCGCAGGACTCTGCTCTTCACCCAGGCCCAGACGGACCCCAACGGGTCGGCCGACGCGCCCGTCGCCATGAGGTCCACGGCGCACAGCAACGAGAGCGCGGCGCAGTACCCGTCCGACCTGTTCACCATCCAGCAGAGGGTGAGGGGCGCCGCCGCCCTCCACGCCTTCGGCATGATCTACATGTTCATCGCCCTGGCCATCGTGTGCGACGAGTTCTTCGTGCCCGCGCTGACGGTCATCACGGAGAAGCTGTCCATCTCCGACGACGTGGCGGGCGCCACCTTCATGGCGGCCGGAGGCTCCGCCCCGGAGCTCTTCACCTCCATCATCGGCATCTTCATCTCCCACAGCAACGTGGGCATCGGCACCATCGTGGGCTCGGCCGTCTTCAACATCCTCTTCGTCATCGGGATGTGCGCCATCTTCTCCAAGGAGATCCTCAACCTGACCTGGTGGCCCCTGTTCCGGGACGTCTCCTTCTACATCCTGGACCTGATCCTGCTCATCGTCTTCTTCCTGGACAACGTCATCTCCGTGTGGGAGAGCCTGACGCTGCTCTCCGGCTACGCCGCCTACGTCATCTTCATGAAGTTCAACAGCAGCGTGGAGGCCTTCGTCAAAGACTGCGTCAACAAGAaccaggtggtggaggtggaggtgcagccCAAGG ATGATAAGGCCGTTCCCGCCGTTCCGGAGGATGATGGAAAGTTGTCG gcccgGCCTCGGCTCCAGAGGGGCGGCAGCTCGGCCTCCCTGCACAACAGCCTGATGAGGAACAGCATTTTCCAGCTGATGATTCACACGTTGGACCCGTTAAGCGAAG AATTTGCTGACTCTG GAAAGTTTCGAGAGAAGGCGTCCATCCTTCACAAGATCGCTAAGAAGAAATGCCAGGTGGAGGACAGCGAGAAGGCTAACGGCGTGGCTAGCCGTTCAG ATAAGAACCTCCCAAACAGCTCAAGCGTGGAAGTTGAAGTCACACCTCCCATGAACGGAACGGcgggacaggaaggagaaacg gccgaggacgaggaggaggaggaccagccTCTGAGCCTGTCCTGGCCCGAGTCCACTCGCAAGCGCCTCACCTACCTGCTCATCATCCCCATCGTCCTCCCGCTGTGGCTGACGCTGCCGGACGTCCGGAAACCA TCATCAAAGAAGTTCTTTCCCATCACGTTCCtgggcgccatctgctggatcGCCTTCTTCTCCTACCTGATGGTGTGGTGGGCTCACCAG gtcGGAGAGACCATCGGGATTACGGAGGAGATTATGGGCCTGACTATGTTAGCAGCTGGAACCTCCATCCCTGACCTCATTACCAGCGTGATCGTGGCACGCAAGGGGTTGGGCGACATGGCCGTGTCCAGCTCCGTGGGCTCCAACATCTTTGACATCACCGTCGG gctgcCGTTCCCGTGGCTGATTTGGTCCCTGCTGAACGGCCTGGAGTCGGTCCAGGTCAGCTCCAACGGGCTCTTCTGCGCCATcgtgctgctcttcctcatgCTCCTCTTCGTCATCATCTCCATCGCCGCCTGCAAGTGGCGCATGAGCAAGCTGCTGGGCTTCATCATGTTCATGCTGTACTTTGTCTTCTTGGTGGTCAGCGTCATGCTGGAGGACAAAGTCATCGCCTGTCCCGTCTCCGTTTAA
- the LOC130522072 gene encoding sodium/potassium/calcium exchanger 2-like isoform X5: MASDRPGLDPPKPRPPTGRRCLRRLRLVRVLGLVLGLAAVAAASFGALSWSSGGLGDPEPRLAPRRTLLFTQAQTDPNGSADAPVAMRSTAHSNESAAQYPSDLFTIQQRVRGAAALHAFGMIYMFIALAIVCDEFFVPALTVITEKLSISDDVAGATFMAAGGSAPELFTSIIGIFISHSNVGIGTIVGSAVFNILFVIGMCAIFSKEILNLTWWPLFRDVSFYILDLILLIVFFLDNVISVWESLTLLSGYAAYVIFMKFNSSVEAFVKDCVNKNQVVEVEVQPKDDKAVPAVPEDDGKLSARPRLQRGGSSASLHNSLMRNSIFQLMIHTLDPLSEGKFREKASILHKIAKKKCQVEDSEKANGVASRSDKNLPNSSSVEVEVTPPMNGTAGQEGETAEDEEEEDQPLSLSWPESTRKRLTYLLIIPIVLPLWLTLPDVRKPSSKKFFPITFLGAICWIAFFSYLMVWWAHQVGETIGITEEIMGLTMLAAGTSIPDLITSVIVARKGLGDMAVSSSVGSNIFDITVGLPFPWLIWSLLNGLESVQVSSNGLFCAIVLLFLMLLFVIISIAACKWRMSKLLGFIMFMLYFVFLVVSVMLEDKVIACPVSV; this comes from the exons ATGGCTTCTGACCGACCCGGCCTGGATCCGCCAAAGCCGCGGCCCCCGACGGGCCGCCGGTGTCTGAGGAGGCTGAGGCTGGTCCGGGTCCTGGGGCTGGTCCTCGGCCTGGCGGCCGTCGCCGCCGCTTCTTTCGGCGCCTTGTCCTGGAGCTCCGGGGGCCTTGGGGATCCGGAGCCCCGCTTGGCCCCCCGCAGGACTCTGCTCTTCACCCAGGCCCAGACGGACCCCAACGGGTCGGCCGACGCGCCCGTCGCCATGAGGTCCACGGCGCACAGCAACGAGAGCGCGGCGCAGTACCCGTCCGACCTGTTCACCATCCAGCAGAGGGTGAGGGGCGCCGCCGCCCTCCACGCCTTCGGCATGATCTACATGTTCATCGCCCTGGCCATCGTGTGCGACGAGTTCTTCGTGCCCGCGCTGACGGTCATCACGGAGAAGCTGTCCATCTCCGACGACGTGGCGGGCGCCACCTTCATGGCGGCCGGAGGCTCCGCCCCGGAGCTCTTCACCTCCATCATCGGCATCTTCATCTCCCACAGCAACGTGGGCATCGGCACCATCGTGGGCTCGGCCGTCTTCAACATCCTCTTCGTCATCGGGATGTGCGCCATCTTCTCCAAGGAGATCCTCAACCTGACCTGGTGGCCCCTGTTCCGGGACGTCTCCTTCTACATCCTGGACCTGATCCTGCTCATCGTCTTCTTCCTGGACAACGTCATCTCCGTGTGGGAGAGCCTGACGCTGCTCTCCGGCTACGCCGCCTACGTCATCTTCATGAAGTTCAACAGCAGCGTGGAGGCCTTCGTCAAAGACTGCGTCAACAAGAaccaggtggtggaggtggaggtgcagccCAAGG ATGATAAGGCCGTTCCCGCCGTTCCGGAGGATGATGGAAAGTTGTCG gcccgGCCTCGGCTCCAGAGGGGCGGCAGCTCGGCCTCCCTGCACAACAGCCTGATGAGGAACAGCATTTTCCAGCTGATGATTCACACGTTGGACCCGTTAAGCGAAG GAAAGTTTCGAGAGAAGGCGTCCATCCTTCACAAGATCGCTAAGAAGAAATGCCAGGTGGAGGACAGCGAGAAGGCTAACGGCGTGGCTAGCCGTTCAG ATAAGAACCTCCCAAACAGCTCAAGCGTGGAAGTTGAAGTCACACCTCCCATGAACGGAACGGcgggacaggaaggagaaacg gccgaggacgaggaggaggaggaccagccTCTGAGCCTGTCCTGGCCCGAGTCCACTCGCAAGCGCCTCACCTACCTGCTCATCATCCCCATCGTCCTCCCGCTGTGGCTGACGCTGCCGGACGTCCGGAAACCA TCATCAAAGAAGTTCTTTCCCATCACGTTCCtgggcgccatctgctggatcGCCTTCTTCTCCTACCTGATGGTGTGGTGGGCTCACCAG gtcGGAGAGACCATCGGGATTACGGAGGAGATTATGGGCCTGACTATGTTAGCAGCTGGAACCTCCATCCCTGACCTCATTACCAGCGTGATCGTGGCACGCAAGGGGTTGGGCGACATGGCCGTGTCCAGCTCCGTGGGCTCCAACATCTTTGACATCACCGTCGG gctgcCGTTCCCGTGGCTGATTTGGTCCCTGCTGAACGGCCTGGAGTCGGTCCAGGTCAGCTCCAACGGGCTCTTCTGCGCCATcgtgctgctcttcctcatgCTCCTCTTCGTCATCATCTCCATCGCCGCCTGCAAGTGGCGCATGAGCAAGCTGCTGGGCTTCATCATGTTCATGCTGTACTTTGTCTTCTTGGTGGTCAGCGTCATGCTGGAGGACAAAGTCATCGCCTGTCCCGTCTCCGTTTAA